A single window of Onychostoma macrolepis isolate SWU-2019 chromosome 16, ASM1243209v1, whole genome shotgun sequence DNA harbors:
- the alg2 gene encoding alpha-1,3/1,6-mannosyltransferase ALG2 — protein MVRVVFLHPDLGIGGAERLVVDAAVALRSRGCSVQIWTAHYDPQHCFSETLSPDLPVVCVGDWLPTSVFGYFHALCAYLRMIYVTLCLVLFSGEEFDVVFCDQVSACIPFLRLARNRKKVLFYCHFPDQLLTQRRSALKRMYRGPIDWFEELTTGMADRILVNSQFTAGVFKQTFPKLAEIQTDVLYPSLNSSAFDVEVEGLSGLLPEGRSLTFLSINRYERKKNLPLALQALAALKEHLSTGEWERVHLVMAGGYDERVVENVEHYEELRSLASSLGLEDHVTFLRSFSDKQKLSLLHSSTCVLYTPSNEHFGIVPIEAMYSRCPVIAVNSGGPLESVAHGETGFLCEPTPECFSEAMQKFVTDPKLKQLMGQTGRERVQQRFSLQAFTEQLYSHIINLTQ, from the exons ATGGTTCGGGTGGTGTTCCTGCACCCTGATCTGGGTATAGGTGGAGCTGAGCGTCTGGTGGTGGATGCAGCTGTAGCCCTGCGCTCTCGTGGATGCAGCGTTCAGATCTGGACGGCACACTATGACCCTCAGCACTGCTTCTCTGAGACGCTCTCTCCTGATCTGCCTGTGGTGTGTGTGGGCGACTGGCTGCCCACCAGCGTGTTTGGTTATTTCCATGCTCTCTGTGCATACCTGCGCATGATCTATGTAACTCTCTGTCTTGTGCTCTTCAGTGGGGAGGAGTTCGATGTTGTCTTCTGTGATCAG GTTTCAGCATGTATTCCCTTTTTGCGTTTGGCACGCAACAGAAAGAAAGTCCTATTCTACTGTCATTTCCCTGACCAACTACTGACACAGCGTCGCTCGGCTCTGAAGCGCATGTATCGCGGCCCCATCGACTGGTTCGAGGAACTGACCACAGGCATGGCCGACCGCATTTTGGTCAACAGCCAGTTCACTGCAGGAGTCTTCAAACAGACATTCCCCAAACTGGCCGAGATTCAAACCGACGTCCTTTATCCCTCTCTGAACTCGTCAGCTTTCGATGTTGAAGTAGAGGGCCTCAGCGGGCTGCTCCCTGAGGGGCGGAGCCTCACTTTTCTGTCAATCAACCGCTATGAGCGCAAAAAGAACCTGCCATTGGCGCTGCAAGCATTAGCGGCCCTGAAGGAGCATCTGTCCACTGGGGAATGGGAGCGTGTGCACCTCGTGATGGCGGGGGGTTATGACGAGCGCGTGGTTGAGAATGTAGAGCACTACGAAGAGCTGCGCTCACTAGCGTCCTCTCTAGGCCTGGAGGACCACGTCACCTTCCTGCGCTCCTTCTCAGACAAACAAAAACTGTCTTTGCTGCACAGCAGCACTTGTGTACTGTACACTCCAAGCAATGAACATTTTGGCATCGTACCCATTGAGGCCATGTACTCGCGTTGCCCAGTTATCGCAGTAAACTCAGGAGGACCGCTAGAGTCTGTAGCCCATGGCGAAACAGGCTTCCTTTGCGAACCCACCCCTGAGTGCTTCTCCGAAGCCATGCAGAAGTTTGTTACGGACCCTAAACTCAAGCAGCTTATGGGACAGACTGGAAGAGAGAGGGTACAGCAGCGCTTCTCACTGCAGGCCTTCACCGAGCAGCTCTACAGTCACATCATCAACCTTACCCAATAA
- the sec61b gene encoding protein transport protein Sec61 subunit beta has translation MPGPAASATNVGASSRSPSKTVAPRTAGTSARQRKAPSSGARSGGRTTASAGTGGMWRFYTEDSPGLKVGPVPVLVMSLLFIASVFMLHIWGKYTRS, from the exons ATG CCTGGACCCGCAGCTAGTGCAACAAATGTTGGTGCCTCCAGCCGTTCCCCCAGTAAGACAGTGGCCCCCCGCACCGCCGGCACCTCTGCCCGACAGAG GAAAGCCCCTAGCAGCGGTGCACGCAGTGGAGGCCGAACCACAGCATCAGCTGGCACAGGAGGGATGTGGCGCTTTTACACTGAGGACTCACCAGGACTTAAAGT TGGTCCGGTACCAGTTTTGGTGATGAGTCTGCTCTTTATCGCATCTGTATTCATGCTGCACATCTGGGGCAAATACACCCGCTCCTAA